Proteins co-encoded in one Perca flavescens isolate YP-PL-M2 chromosome 11, PFLA_1.0, whole genome shotgun sequence genomic window:
- the ppp2r3b gene encoding serine/threonine-protein phosphatase 2A regulatory subunit B'' subunit beta isoform X4 produces the protein MRMREVSLRQDPDLRKELALLARGCDFVLPSRFKKRLRAFQQGQAQVRTEEPVTTALSESIPKFYFPQGQPQANVNIDSLISKIEKVFSQFPNERATIEDMGQVAKACECPLYWKMPLFCLAGGDRTGFMSVHKFVAMWRKTLQTCHDDASKFVHLLAKPGCNYLEQDDFIPFLQDVVNSHAGLAFLKEAPDFHSRYITTVIQRIFYNVNRSWTGKITCSELRKSNFLQNLALLEQEEDVNQLTEFFSYEHFYVIYCKFWELDTDHDLYIDQKDLAQHNDQAISHKMIERIFSGTVTRDRKVYKEGRLSYADFVWFLISEEDKKTDTSIEYWFRCMDLDGDGVLSMYELEYFYEDQCQKLETMAIEPLPFEDCLCQMLDLVKPEVEGKITLRDLKRCKLSHIFFDTFFNIEKYLDHEQRDPFSVIKEMEPDGQEVSDWEKYAAEEYDILVAEEAANDQCNGVYDNPLSPLGQHISSELGLTKRHFFEIPSPHCDLDLDEYEYEDDFE, from the exons GCCCAGGTGAGGACGGAGGAGCCCGTCACCACAGCCCTGAGTGAAAGCATTCCAAAGTTTTACTTCCCACAGGGCCAGCCCCAAGCCAACGTCAACATCGACAGCCTCATTTCCAAAATTGAGAAAGTATTTTCCCAATTCCCAAATGAAAGGGCCACCATTGAGGACATGGGGCAGGTCGCCAAG GCCTGTGAGTGTCCTCTCTACTGGAAAATGCCATTGTTCTGCTTAGCTGGAGGCGACAGGACCGGCTTCATGTCCGTTCACAAGTTTGTGGCTATGTGGAGAAA aACTCTGCAGACCTGTCACGACGACGCTTCTAAATTTGTGCACCTCTTGGCCAAGCCTGGCTGTAATTACCTGGAACAAGACGACTTTATTCCATTCCTGCAG gatGTGGTGAACTCACACGCAGGCCTGGCCTTCCTAAAAGAGGCACCGGACTTTCACTCACGATACATCACCACG GTGATTCAGAGAATATTCTACAATGTGAACCGTTCATGGACTGGGAAAATAACGTGTTCTGAGCTCAGGAAAAGTAACTTTCTACAG AATTTGGCGTTGCTGGAGCAGGAAGAGGACGTGAACCAGCTGACAGAGTTTTTCTCCTATGAACATTTCTATGTAATCTACTGCAAGTTCTGGGAGTTGGACACTGACCATGACCTCTACATAGACCAGAAGGACCTGGCCCAGCACAATGACCAAG CCATCTCCCATAAGATGATTGAGAGAATATTCTCAGGAACAGTAACAAG AGACAGAAAAGTGTACAAGGAGGGGCGGCTGAGTTATGCTGATTTTGTCTGGTTCCTCATCTCTGAGGAGGACAAGAAGACCGACACCAG TATAGAGTACTGGTTCCGCTGTATGGACCTGGACGGGGATGGGGTGCTCAGCATGTACGAGCTGGAGTACTTCTACGAGGATCAGTGCCAAAAGCTGGAGACCATGGCTATTGAGCCCCTTCCCTTTGAGGACTGCCTCTGCCAAATGCTTGACCTTGTGAAGCCTGAGGTCGAAG GTAAGATCACTCTGAGGGACCTTAAAAGGTGTAAGTTGTCCCACATCTTCTTTGACACCTTCTTCAACATCGAGAAGTACCTGGACCACGAGCAGCGAGACCCATTCTCGGTTATAAAG GAGATGGAGCCAGACGGTCAGGAGGTCTCGGACTGGGAGAAATATGCTGCAGAGGAGTACGACATCCTCGTGGCTGAGGAGGCCGCCAACGATCAGTGCAATGGCGT GTATGATAATCCTTTGAGCCCTTTAGGGCAGCACATCTCCAGTGAGCTGGGTCTGACGAAGAGACACTTCTTTGAGATCCCCAGTCCACACTGCGACCTGGACCTGgatgaatatgaatatgaagATGACTTTGAATGA